From one Plasmodium coatneyi strain Hackeri chromosome 9, complete sequence genomic stretch:
- a CDS encoding KIR protein: MRFYSGFKENPWNCDDSFEKNEKGGDKLKVALNDYPRIHSEAKKITSAYCSACSKNGTPNYGNIPCYFFYYWLGVTYWNKLNGKPLSELLDVIYRTLKSAPYDHKCNVTYEDTDEIFLKQKKTIFEYYYDYNTIEDDLLKKDKPNCTSDWLSYRQNVSTACKSVKQNCKDKYENDSYCKKFKADYRVYCDSAEFLNSYCDAEPKLGLLRTELTEEKKAALSEAQTAASLAKEEAVRSATTTSSISSIIGTLATIGTPFLLYKYKPWSPWFGNHSSGGGRRNGRKRRSVGREFDTLTEGTSTENDSILDSKTDNSTVDDSTKTVYHRTVYRTVYRTVYRTIYHQKSRNRIK; encoded by the exons ATGAGATTTTATAGTGGGTTCAAGGAAAATCCGTGGAACTGTGATGACAGttttgagaaaaatgaaaaagggggggacaaATTGAAGGTTGCATTAAATGATTATCCTAGAATTCATAGTGAAGCTAAAAAGATCACGAGTGCCTACTGTTCCGCATGCTCGAAGAATGGAACCCCGAATTATGGTAATATaccttgttattttttttattattggttgggagtTACATACTGGAACAAGTTAAATGGTAAACCACTGTCAGAACTTCTGGATGTAATTTATCGAACGCTGAAAAGTGCTCCCTATGATCATAAATGTAATGTTACATACGAAGATACTGACGAAATTTTTCTcaagcagaaaaaaacaatattcgAGTATTACTACGATTACAATACCATAGAAGACGATTTACTCAAGAAGGATAAACCCAATTGTACTTCGGACTGGTTGAGTTATCGTCAGAATGTTTCTACAGCGTGTAAGTCCGTAAAACAAAATTGCAAGGACAAATATGAAAATGATTCATATTGTAAGAAATTTAAAGCAGATTATAGGGTATATTGCGATTCGGCGGAATTCCTAAACTCCTACTGTGACGCAGAACCTAAATTAGGATTACTACGGACCGAACTCaccgaggaaaaaaaagcagcactCTCTGAAGCACAAACAGCGGCATCCttagcaaaagaagaagctgttCGTTCCGCCACAACCACttcttccatctcttccatcATCGGCACCTTAGCAACAATAGGTACCCCgtttttattatacaaa tataaaccatggtctccttggtttggtaaccactcttctggaggaggaagaaggaacggaagaaagagaagatcagTTGGACGCgaattcgacacattaacggaaGGCACTTCAACAGAGAATGATTCCATACTAGACTCCAAAACAGACAATTCCACAGTAGACGATTCTACT AAGACGGTCTACCACAGGACCGTCTACAGGACCGTCTACAGGACCGTCTACAGgaccatctaccaccagaAGAGCAGGAACAGGATCAAATAA